In the Alkaliphilus oremlandii OhILAs genome, one interval contains:
- a CDS encoding MATE family efflux transporter, with protein sequence MKKILKDKHFLSTIIALVIPITLQNLISSSLNMVDNLMIGKLGESAIAAVGLVNQYFFVYTLAVLGINAGASIFIAQFWGKKDIPNIRKMIGLDMVLSIFVSILFSIIVWISPEAIVKIFTKNPEVIALGAEYIKFVSITFIFSAITQVYSTSLRSIGIANPPMYGSLIGVLTNAFLNWVLIFGYLGFPAMGVKGAAIATSIARFVEMIFIIISAHTTNDVIPAKLNEIFGFNFEFIKIYFRTSYSVILNELIWSLGLSAYSIIYAKIGIREVASMQIATTINNMFMVLSIGVATAASIMIGNRIGEDKEELAIDYAVKLGILTPMIGLVSGVALWIASPHIVSIFNINKDTVEMTIVVLRIMAVFAPLRFFNVLMIVGVFRGGGDTTYSMLVQLGTVWFFAIPAGYIGAVVFNLSLSEVFFIICLEEVVKIGFELKRLHSKKWIKNIIHDVEAMSASI encoded by the coding sequence ATGAAAAAAATTTTAAAAGACAAGCATTTTTTATCTACAATTATAGCATTGGTTATACCGATTACATTACAAAATCTAATTAGCTCCTCATTAAATATGGTGGATAATCTAATGATAGGAAAACTAGGCGAAAGTGCGATCGCTGCCGTTGGACTGGTGAACCAGTATTTTTTTGTGTATACACTGGCTGTGTTGGGAATTAATGCGGGTGCAAGCATATTTATTGCACAGTTTTGGGGGAAGAAAGATATCCCAAATATCCGAAAAATGATCGGTTTAGATATGGTTTTGAGCATATTCGTTTCCATTTTATTTTCAATAATCGTATGGATATCACCGGAGGCGATTGTAAAAATATTTACAAAAAACCCAGAAGTCATAGCATTGGGTGCAGAGTATATCAAGTTTGTATCCATAACCTTTATTTTTTCAGCAATCACTCAAGTATATTCCACCAGTTTGAGAAGTATTGGTATTGCAAATCCTCCTATGTATGGAAGTCTCATAGGCGTATTAACCAATGCATTTTTAAACTGGGTTCTGATATTTGGCTATCTTGGATTTCCTGCCATGGGCGTTAAAGGAGCAGCCATCGCCACCAGCATTGCACGATTTGTTGAAATGATATTTATTATTATATCTGCACACACAACAAATGATGTAATTCCTGCAAAATTAAATGAAATCTTTGGATTTAACTTTGAATTTATTAAAATCTACTTTAGAACTTCTTATTCTGTAATATTAAATGAATTGATTTGGTCCTTGGGCTTAAGTGCCTACTCTATTATCTATGCTAAAATAGGCATTCGAGAAGTTGCTAGCATGCAAATCGCAACAACGATCAACAATATGTTTATGGTTTTATCCATCGGTGTCGCTACAGCAGCTTCTATTATGATTGGGAATAGGATTGGGGAAGATAAAGAAGAACTAGCCATAGATTATGCAGTAAAACTAGGAATATTAACCCCGATGATAGGCCTTGTATCGGGAGTCGCCCTTTGGATTGCTTCTCCCCATATTGTGAGTATATTCAATATCAATAAGGATACCGTTGAAATGACCATCGTTGTCCTTCGAATTATGGCAGTTTTTGCACCACTACGATTTTTCAATGTTTTGATGATTGTTGGGGTGTTTAGAGGGGGCGGAGATACGACCTACTCCATGCTGGTACAGCTTGGAACCGTATGGTTTTTTGCTATCCCAGCCGGATATATAGGGGCAGTTGTATTTAATTTATCTTTAAGCGAAGTATTCTTTATTATATGTTTAGAAGAAGTCGTTAAAATTGGTTTTGAGTTGAAGCGTCTTCACTCTAAAAAGTGGATTAAGAATATAATCCATGATGTAGAAGCAATGAGTGCTTCAATTTAG
- a CDS encoding GNAT family N-acetyltransferase — protein MGNIMDTKIDGFKLRLAEENDVPLILQFIKELADYEKLLHEVVATEEILMDSLFKRKAAEVVIGEYDGEPVGFALFFHNFSTFLGRPGIYLEDLYVKPEMRGKGIGKLMLSFLGKLAVERGCGRLEWWCIDWNEPSIQFYKSMGAVPMDEWTVYRVCDDALINLAKEYDK, from the coding sequence ATGGGAAATATAATGGATACTAAAATAGATGGTTTTAAATTGAGATTGGCAGAAGAAAATGATGTACCATTGATTCTACAATTTATTAAAGAACTAGCAGACTATGAAAAATTATTGCATGAAGTAGTAGCAACGGAAGAGATATTAATGGATTCCTTATTCAAGCGAAAAGCAGCGGAGGTTGTGATCGGAGAATATGATGGGGAGCCTGTTGGCTTTGCTTTATTTTTTCATAATTTTTCCACTTTCCTAGGAAGACCTGGGATCTACTTAGAGGACTTATATGTGAAGCCTGAAATGAGAGGAAAAGGGATTGGCAAACTGATGCTATCCTTTTTAGGAAAACTGGCCGTTGAAAGAGGCTGTGGGAGATTAGAGTGGTGGTGTATCGACTGGAACGAACCATCCATTCAGTTTTATAAAAGCATGGGCGCAGTTCCAATGGATGAGTGGACCGTATATCGAGTCTGTGACGATGCACTGATAAATTTAGCAAAGGAATATGACAAGTAA
- a CDS encoding phage holin family protein: protein MKFFARWLISALSIYIIAGLSIGVSVTSFKSTLVAAAILGIVNTIIKPILVILTLPINIMTLGLFTFIINGITLKITSSIVGGFDVKNIFAAVVASVLIGAVNLILTSLVGVKK, encoded by the coding sequence ATGAAGTTTTTTGCTAGATGGTTGATCAGCGCCCTCTCTATCTACATAATCGCAGGTTTGTCCATAGGGGTAAGCGTGACGAGCTTTAAGTCTACGTTGGTTGCTGCAGCTATTTTGGGTATTGTAAATACAATTATCAAACCGATTTTAGTAATTTTAACTTTACCAATTAATATTATGACATTGGGTTTATTTACATTTATTATTAATGGAATCACACTTAAGATAACCTCCAGCATCGTTGGTGGCTTCGATGTAAAGAATATTTTTGCAGCAGTCGTAGCATCTGTACTGATTGGTGCAGTGAATCTCATATTAACGAGTTTAGTTGGTGTTAAAAAATAA
- a CDS encoding MogA/MoaB family molybdenum cofactor biosynthesis protein, giving the protein MITVGIITASDKGSKGERTDTSGPLIGELLEPIGGIVKEYMIVPDEREKLAEGLIYMCDEAKLDLIFTTGGTGFSPRDITPEATLDVVERLTPGISEAIRMKSLSVTPKAMLSRAVSGIRKQSLIINLPGSPKGVKECLEVILPVLSHGVGILKGTDNECGHEVK; this is encoded by the coding sequence TTGATTACAGTAGGTATTATTACAGCAAGCGATAAAGGTTCTAAAGGAGAAAGAACAGATACCAGCGGTCCATTAATCGGTGAACTGTTGGAACCAATTGGTGGCATAGTAAAGGAATATATGATTGTTCCAGATGAAAGAGAAAAACTTGCCGAAGGTTTAATCTATATGTGTGACGAAGCAAAGCTGGATCTTATTTTTACAACGGGAGGAACCGGTTTTTCTCCTAGAGATATTACACCGGAAGCTACTTTAGATGTTGTGGAAAGGCTAACCCCTGGAATCTCTGAAGCGATTCGAATGAAAAGCCTCAGTGTTACGCCGAAAGCCATGCTCTCTAGAGCTGTTTCTGGCATTCGAAAGCAGTCCTTAATTATCAACCTTCCCGGCAGTCCTAAAGGAGTAAAAGAATGTTTAGAGGTCATTCTACCAGTTCTTTCCCATGGTGTTGGTATTTTAAAAGGTACAGATAATGAATGTGGCCACGAAGTAAAATAA
- the moaC gene encoding cyclic pyranopterin monophosphate synthase MoaC, with the protein MDTLTHFNEEGRAKMVEVGQKSDTNRAAVARGSIYMLPETLQQIVHQNIKKGDVLAVSQVAGIMAAKKTSDIIPMCHNIFLTGADIKFNIDEEKSKIDIEAIVRTTGKTGVEMEALTAVSVTALTIYDMCKAIDKTMRVSDIRLAKKTGGKSGDFIIED; encoded by the coding sequence ATGGATACTTTGACTCATTTTAATGAAGAAGGAAGAGCTAAAATGGTAGAGGTTGGACAGAAATCAGATACCAATAGAGCAGCTGTGGCTAGAGGAAGCATCTATATGCTACCCGAAACACTCCAGCAAATCGTCCACCAGAATATAAAAAAGGGTGATGTTTTAGCTGTTTCACAAGTAGCTGGTATTATGGCAGCAAAAAAAACCAGTGATATTATCCCAATGTGCCACAATATTTTTCTAACAGGTGCCGATATTAAATTTAACATTGATGAAGAAAAGAGCAAAATCGATATTGAAGCCATCGTAAGAACAACCGGAAAAACAGGCGTAGAGATGGAAGCCTTAACAGCTGTTTCTGTAACCGCCTTAACTATTTACGATATGTGTAAGGCCATTGATAAAACAATGAGGGTATCGGACATAAGATTGGCTAAAAAAACAGGTGGAAAATCTGGAGATTTCATTATAGAAGATTAG
- the thiI gene encoding tRNA uracil 4-sulfurtransferase ThiI: MENVVIIRYGEIMLKGNNKRFFEDKLVKQIRHALSDLGKLKVYKAHSRIYVDVDAYDVADITDRVKKVFGVVSLSVAKRFEVDMDRIKEVVLEEIKDRMLENPGIKTFKMESKRGDKRFPMQSLEISRELGGHVLENIENISVDVHHPDVSIHVEIRDQAFVFSNKISGFGGLPLGTNGKALLLLSGGIDSPVAGWMVGKRGVDIEAIHFHSYPFTSDRAKEKVMDLAKILSGYCGAFKLYSVNLLPIQKEINEKCPEEEMTILSRRFMMKIAERVALQNDCDALVTGESIGQVASQTVKSLNVTNSAVDLPVFRPLIAMDKVDIIDLSQKIETYETSILPFEDCCTVFLPKHPVTQPKLEKILQSESKLDVEALISAALEALEVEKISIED, encoded by the coding sequence ATGGAAAATGTAGTAATTATTCGATATGGAGAAATCATGTTGAAGGGAAATAATAAAAGATTTTTTGAAGATAAATTAGTGAAACAGATTCGTCATGCACTATCGGATCTGGGTAAGCTTAAAGTGTATAAAGCGCATAGTAGAATCTATGTAGACGTTGATGCATACGATGTGGCGGATATTACAGATCGCGTAAAGAAGGTCTTCGGTGTAGTTTCTCTCAGTGTTGCAAAAAGGTTTGAAGTAGATATGGACCGAATCAAAGAAGTTGTGCTTGAAGAGATAAAGGATCGAATGCTAGAAAATCCTGGAATTAAAACCTTTAAAATGGAGAGTAAAAGAGGAGATAAAAGATTTCCAATGCAATCCTTAGAAATTAGCAGAGAGCTGGGTGGACACGTTTTAGAGAATATAGAGAATATCTCTGTTGATGTCCATCATCCAGATGTCTCTATTCATGTGGAAATCAGAGATCAAGCTTTTGTCTTTAGCAATAAAATTAGTGGTTTTGGTGGCCTGCCTTTAGGGACCAACGGTAAAGCGTTGCTTCTGCTTTCAGGGGGAATTGATAGCCCGGTAGCAGGATGGATGGTTGGAAAAAGAGGTGTGGATATAGAGGCAATACATTTCCATAGCTATCCATTTACCAGTGATCGAGCGAAAGAAAAAGTAATGGATTTAGCAAAAATACTTTCTGGTTATTGTGGAGCGTTCAAACTATACTCTGTGAACCTGCTACCGATTCAGAAGGAAATCAACGAGAAGTGTCCGGAAGAAGAAATGACCATCCTTTCAAGAAGATTTATGATGAAAATAGCAGAGCGCGTAGCACTGCAAAACGATTGCGATGCCTTAGTTACTGGGGAGAGTATCGGTCAAGTTGCAAGCCAAACAGTAAAGAGCCTAAATGTTACAAATAGTGCTGTAGACCTGCCTGTATTTAGACCTTTAATCGCTATGGATAAAGTAGATATCATTGATCTATCTCAGAAGATAGAAACCTACGAAACATCGATACTTCCATTTGAAGATTGCTGTACCGTGTTTTTACCGAAACATCCAGTTACACAGCCTAAGTTAGAAAAAATCCTTCAATCAGAAAGTAAATTAGATGTAGAAGCTCTCATCAGTGCAGCTTTAGAAGCGTTGGAAGTAGAAAAGATTTCGATTGAAGACTAA
- a CDS encoding cysteine desulfurase family protein: MEVYLDNAATTKPREEVVEAMLKALKEAYGNPSSLHRKGMEVEKEIKRIRRIIAKALGCTDQEIIFTSSGTEANNLAIRGIAESYKRSGNHIITSKIEHKSILSTLNELEKKGFCVTYLDVDRKGFISLDQLKDSITDQTILVSIMHVNNEIGSIEPIKEISKIIKDKNPKTLFHVDGIQSFGKIKFSLKDFNVDSFSISGHKIQGPKGIGALYVKKGTKITPILSGGNQEMGIRSGTENVPGIYGLGEAVRLSVEEQNQNIAHLKELRDYFIEEFSTKIEDVHITSEKNDAFAPHIINVSFPGVRSEIMLHSLEQDGIYVSSGSACSSKRKGFSHVLEAIRMNENLIDSALRFSLSHRTTKAEVDYALEKTKEHYTSLKRIIKR, translated from the coding sequence ATGGAAGTTTATTTAGATAATGCAGCTACTACAAAACCTAGGGAAGAAGTAGTGGAAGCAATGTTAAAAGCCTTGAAAGAAGCCTATGGGAATCCTTCCTCGCTTCATAGAAAAGGAATGGAAGTCGAAAAAGAAATAAAAAGAATTAGAAGAATTATCGCTAAAGCTTTAGGCTGTACAGACCAAGAAATCATATTTACCTCTAGCGGTACAGAGGCAAATAATCTAGCCATTAGAGGAATTGCTGAATCTTATAAGCGCAGTGGAAATCATATCATTACCTCTAAGATAGAGCATAAATCTATTTTAAGTACATTGAATGAGTTAGAGAAGAAGGGTTTTTGTGTAACGTATTTAGATGTAGATCGAAAGGGTTTTATATCCTTAGATCAGCTGAAAGATTCAATTACAGATCAAACAATTTTAGTCAGCATCATGCATGTCAATAATGAGATTGGAAGTATAGAGCCCATAAAGGAAATCAGTAAGATTATTAAAGATAAAAATCCAAAGACTTTATTTCACGTAGATGGCATTCAGTCCTTTGGAAAAATAAAATTTAGCTTAAAAGATTTCAATGTTGATAGTTTTTCAATCAGTGGACACAAGATCCAAGGACCCAAAGGAATCGGTGCGTTATATGTTAAAAAAGGAACTAAAATAACGCCAATTCTAAGTGGGGGAAATCAGGAAATGGGAATACGGTCAGGAACTGAAAATGTACCCGGTATTTATGGATTGGGAGAGGCAGTTCGATTGTCTGTAGAAGAGCAAAATCAAAATATTGCCCATTTAAAAGAGCTACGTGATTATTTTATAGAGGAGTTTAGCACTAAAATAGAAGATGTCCATATCACATCAGAAAAAAATGATGCTTTTGCTCCCCATATTATCAATGTCAGTTTTCCTGGTGTTCGAAGTGAGATTATGCTTCATAGCTTAGAGCAAGATGGAATCTATGTATCTTCAGGTTCTGCTTGTTCTTCAAAAAGAAAAGGCTTCAGCCATGTGTTGGAAGCGATTCGTATGAATGAGAATCTGATTGATAGTGCTCTCAGATTCAGTTTATCCCATAGGACGACAAAGGCTGAAGTCGACTATGCCTTAGAAAAAACTAAAGAACATTACACGAGTTTAAAGAGAATTATTAAGAGGTGA
- a CDS encoding lactate utilization protein, translated as MEQRIEKVLKNLGKRNISAKFFKTKEETREAILKEIKEEMSVGIGGSMSVKELNLYEDLIKAGNQVHWHWLSEPSKMSETRRIAATSDIYLTGTNAITEDGELINIDGVGNRVASMFYGPQKVIVICGINKICSDLISAIDRIKNEACSKNANRLNLKTPCAVTGQCTDCQSPERMCNITTIISGRPMEIDLQVYIVGEKLGF; from the coding sequence GTGGAACAAAGGATTGAAAAGGTTTTAAAAAATCTAGGGAAGAGAAACATCAGTGCTAAATTTTTTAAAACGAAGGAAGAAACTAGAGAAGCAATTTTAAAGGAAATAAAAGAAGAGATGTCAGTAGGCATTGGTGGATCAATGTCAGTGAAAGAATTAAATCTATATGAAGATTTAATAAAGGCTGGTAATCAAGTTCATTGGCACTGGTTATCAGAGCCATCAAAAATGTCAGAGACAAGAAGGATCGCTGCTACATCCGACATTTATCTAACAGGGACCAATGCGATAACAGAGGATGGCGAGTTGATTAATATAGATGGTGTTGGCAATAGAGTAGCTTCAATGTTCTATGGTCCCCAAAAAGTAATCGTCATATGCGGGATAAACAAAATCTGTTCAGATTTAATTTCTGCTATTGATCGCATTAAAAATGAAGCCTGTAGTAAAAATGCAAATCGATTGAATCTCAAGACGCCTTGTGCTGTTACTGGACAGTGTACTGATTGTCAAAGTCCTGAAAGAATGTGTAATATTACGACGATTATCAGTGGAAGACCTATGGAAATAGATTTGCAGGTTTACATAGTAGGTGAAAAATTAGGATTTTAG
- a CDS encoding asparaginase: MRKPKVAIIFTGGTISMSVDPRIGAAIPSLSSEEIMSLVTNIDKYAETESITFSTLPGPHIDIPLMMDLQKLVVQTLEREDMDGVIITHGTDTLEETAYLLDLTINSSKPVVVVGAMRNSSELGYDGPSNLAAAVCTAISPDSKNKGVLVVMNNEVNAASEVTKNNTLSLNTFKSLEFGPLGIVDNDEVIYHRQIINRQYIPTQSAEINVDLIKCVAGMDSRFLKYSVDTGAKGIVIEALGRGNVPPSMLEGIEYAIKHRVAIVMVSRCPTGRVLDTYGYEGAGRALKNMGVILGGDLPGQKARIKLMLALSISNDLNVVKNIIENNQYK; the protein is encoded by the coding sequence ATGCGTAAGCCTAAAGTTGCAATCATATTTACCGGAGGCACAATTTCAATGTCCGTAGACCCTAGGATCGGCGCTGCAATTCCTTCATTGTCCAGCGAAGAAATTATGTCCTTAGTAACGAATATAGATAAATATGCAGAAACAGAGTCCATTACATTTTCTACTCTTCCTGGTCCGCATATTGATATTCCATTAATGATGGATCTTCAAAAGCTCGTTGTTCAAACCTTAGAACGAGAAGATATGGATGGTGTCATCATAACTCACGGTACAGATACCTTAGAGGAAACTGCTTATTTATTAGATCTGACAATTAATTCTTCTAAGCCTGTTGTCGTTGTTGGGGCCATGAGAAACAGTTCAGAGCTTGGCTATGATGGACCAAGTAATTTAGCTGCCGCAGTTTGTACTGCCATATCACCAGATTCTAAGAATAAAGGTGTGCTCGTTGTAATGAATAATGAGGTTAACGCTGCTAGTGAAGTTACAAAGAATAACACATTGAGCTTGAATACCTTCAAATCCCTAGAATTCGGTCCCCTTGGAATTGTAGATAATGATGAGGTCATCTACCATAGACAGATCATCAACCGTCAATATATTCCGACTCAATCTGCTGAAATCAATGTTGATTTAATCAAATGTGTTGCAGGTATGGACTCAAGATTTCTGAAATATTCTGTGGATACAGGCGCCAAAGGAATTGTTATCGAGGCATTGGGCAGAGGTAATGTTCCTCCAAGTATGCTAGAGGGTATTGAGTACGCTATTAAGCATAGGGTCGCCATTGTAATGGTATCCCGCTGCCCTACTGGAAGAGTTTTAGATACTTATGGCTATGAAGGTGCTGGCAGGGCCTTAAAAAATATGGGCGTCATTCTAGGTGGAGATCTTCCAGGACAAAAAGCTAGGATTAAGTTGATGTTAGCCTTATCCATATCCAATGATCTAAACGTCGTTAAAAATATCATTGAAAATAACCAATATAAATAA
- a CDS encoding ATP-dependent helicase translates to MIQQYLKQLNPQQLEAVQHFEGPCMVYAGPGSGKTTVITHRVGYLIDHYKVDANKILVISFTKAAADEMKSRFEESYQYFSSSDKNVSFGTFHSTFFKILRSYYRYNLGNILDEGEKIGVIKNIVKTLNIGNELDDDLIKDIILDVGLFKSNILDQDNFTPNSISKEDFERVVFSYETYKKDSFKIDFDDMLTKCYQLLVNQPSVLQSIRDAYQYILIDEFQDINSIQFEIIKLIVASRKNLFVVGDDDQSIYSFRGANPNFILEFDRIFKNTKKIILNLNYRSQEIIIDTANKLISNNEFRVDKKMISTKNPGVEIQFSRPKTREMENQEVSEVISTLLEEGYTYRDIAVIYRTNILSSSIVDSFLDNNIPFISRDNIYNIYEHWMAKDIVAYLKATVNLNDREALKRIINRPTRYITNKAKKDADEYHKDFITSLRVKGNLMPYQVTYLDKLEIDLKNLKSMDAKEAIHYIRKDIGYDDYINNYCLEKGIHGEGLLEILDELEDISLKHGNTMEFLNHINEFKKSLQENKRSSYAKGNQVELLTMHSAKGLEFKVVIIIEALEEIIPHSKSQDEESIEEERRLFYVAITRAKERLYIYSPMSKYDKKADVSRFIGEMELFKEKLNTFQKGQEIFHKVFGKGLIQKADKNMLKVWFFKSNETKDLDLAICAENNLIS, encoded by the coding sequence ATGATACAGCAGTACTTAAAACAATTAAATCCGCAACAATTGGAAGCCGTCCAGCACTTTGAAGGACCTTGCATGGTATATGCAGGACCTGGCTCAGGCAAAACTACAGTAATCACCCATAGAGTAGGGTATTTAATTGATCACTATAAAGTGGATGCAAACAAAATTTTGGTTATTTCCTTTACGAAGGCTGCTGCAGATGAAATGAAGAGCAGGTTTGAAGAAAGCTATCAGTATTTTTCATCTTCAGATAAAAATGTTAGTTTTGGGACCTTTCATTCTACCTTTTTTAAAATTTTAAGATCTTATTATAGATATAATCTAGGAAACATTTTAGATGAGGGAGAGAAGATCGGTGTGATCAAAAATATTGTCAAGACATTGAATATAGGAAATGAATTAGATGATGATCTAATCAAAGACATTATATTAGATGTGGGGCTATTTAAAAGCAATATCTTAGATCAAGATAACTTTACGCCCAACTCTATATCAAAGGAAGACTTTGAACGAGTAGTTTTTTCCTATGAAACCTACAAAAAAGATTCCTTTAAAATTGATTTCGATGACATGCTGACGAAGTGCTACCAATTGCTTGTGAATCAACCCAGTGTTTTACAAAGCATAAGAGATGCTTATCAATACATATTGATTGATGAATTTCAAGATATCAATAGTATACAGTTTGAGATCATTAAACTAATTGTAGCTTCAAGAAAAAACTTGTTTGTTGTTGGAGACGATGATCAATCCATCTATAGTTTCAGGGGAGCAAATCCAAATTTCATCTTAGAATTTGATCGTATTTTTAAGAATACAAAAAAAATTATACTGAATCTAAACTATAGATCCCAAGAAATCATCATTGACACAGCGAATAAGCTCATAAGCAATAATGAATTTAGGGTAGATAAAAAGATGATATCTACAAAAAATCCTGGTGTTGAGATTCAATTTTCTCGACCGAAAACCAGGGAGATGGAAAATCAAGAGGTTAGTGAAGTAATCTCCACCTTGTTAGAAGAAGGATATACCTATAGGGATATTGCTGTCATCTACAGAACCAATATCCTATCCAGCTCTATCGTAGACTCCTTTTTAGATAATAATATTCCATTTATATCGAGAGATAATATATATAATATATACGAACACTGGATGGCGAAGGATATTGTGGCATATTTAAAAGCCACTGTCAATCTCAATGATAGAGAAGCATTAAAGAGAATTATCAATCGGCCCACCCGATATATTACGAACAAGGCAAAGAAAGATGCGGATGAATACCATAAAGATTTTATTACATCCCTCAGAGTGAAGGGAAATTTAATGCCTTATCAAGTGACTTATCTGGACAAATTAGAAATAGATTTGAAAAACTTAAAATCTATGGATGCCAAAGAGGCCATTCATTATATTCGAAAAGACATTGGATATGATGACTATATCAACAATTACTGTTTGGAAAAAGGTATCCATGGGGAGGGTTTATTGGAGATATTAGACGAGCTAGAAGACATCTCTTTAAAGCACGGTAATACTATGGAATTCTTAAACCATATCAATGAATTCAAGAAATCATTGCAGGAAAACAAAAGAAGCTCTTATGCTAAAGGAAATCAGGTAGAATTGCTGACAATGCATAGTGCAAAGGGACTAGAATTTAAAGTAGTCATCATTATAGAAGCTTTAGAGGAGATTATCCCCCACAGCAAGAGTCAGGACGAGGAAAGTATAGAGGAAGAAAGACGTTTGTTCTACGTGGCTATTACGAGGGCAAAGGAGCGATTATATATTTATTCACCCATGAGCAAATACGATAAGAAAGCAGATGTCTCTCGGTTTATTGGAGAAATGGAGCTGTTCAAAGAAAAACTCAATACATTTCAAAAAGGTCAGGAAATATTTCATAAGGTCTTTGGTAAGGGATTGATTCAGAAGGCAGATAAAAACATGCTGAAGGTTTGGTTCTTTAAAAGTAACGAAACGAAGGATTTAGATTTAGCAATATGTGCGGAAAATAATTTAATTAGTTAA
- a CDS encoding S-layer homology domain-containing protein, translating to MRKLWILFMVILMVVSSAQTSRAYVYYDDILDHWGELYIDWATNDVRLFKGYENNTFKPENSITRAEFMAIINRLLGIQKRSTSKVNSNFKLKYSDLTKEFWAYEDIYKVIHYIENENMPKVDIQWVFPGNNFKPNEPITRYEAGVLISLITSPPVKPLNKKYTDLNSDMKFYKEILNLTGNGIVEGYEDGTFRPWNNITRAEASKIVKKAYEDLEYLKKDQLNINDLARFNLLKEKPLFEYGNRPRNQENFDKKFVDAIATLEYISFIGYIPHAERHLYDADPIGTLWQLKNDEYYNVIGVNYYLLSYDNSLLKERQRELVVEAMEYYETMENKENIKGMANFIYISKDKINAKDYISFLEKYLNLTLDNNDAIFIGTELVGQYMNNYQYKKALDLSQYILTLNKDIRLNAQLILNHGYIIYKDSGVNSAVQYLSKSWNNLKTNTSYRLYSEEIDLLFTSMMKQLMKK from the coding sequence ATGAGAAAATTATGGATATTGTTTATGGTGATTTTAATGGTGGTATCTAGTGCTCAAACCAGTAGGGCATATGTTTATTACGACGATATTTTGGATCATTGGGGAGAACTATATATCGATTGGGCAACAAATGATGTTCGTTTATTTAAGGGATATGAAAACAATACATTTAAACCTGAAAATAGTATAACTAGAGCAGAATTTATGGCCATCATTAATCGGTTGCTTGGAATACAGAAGAGATCCACCAGTAAGGTGAACAGTAACTTTAAATTAAAATATAGTGACCTAACAAAAGAATTTTGGGCTTATGAGGATATTTATAAAGTCATCCATTATATAGAGAATGAAAATATGCCCAAAGTAGATATTCAATGGGTTTTCCCTGGAAATAATTTTAAACCAAATGAGCCCATTACTAGATATGAGGCTGGAGTTCTAATCAGTTTAATAACATCTCCCCCAGTAAAACCATTGAACAAAAAATATACAGATTTAAATAGCGATATGAAATTCTATAAAGAGATCTTAAACTTAACGGGAAACGGTATTGTTGAAGGTTATGAAGATGGTACTTTTAGACCGTGGAACAATATTACCCGTGCTGAAGCCTCAAAGATCGTAAAGAAAGCATATGAGGATTTAGAATACTTAAAGAAAGATCAATTGAATATCAATGATTTGGCGCGATTCAATTTACTAAAAGAAAAACCACTTTTTGAATATGGGAATCGTCCTAGAAATCAAGAAAACTTCGATAAAAAGTTTGTAGATGCCATCGCAACATTAGAATACATATCTTTTATTGGATACATTCCTCATGCGGAACGCCATTTATATGATGCGGATCCCATTGGTACATTATGGCAGCTCAAAAATGATGAATATTACAATGTGATCGGCGTAAATTACTATTTACTATCCTATGATAATAGCCTATTAAAAGAAAGGCAGAGAGAACTGGTCGTAGAGGCTATGGAATATTATGAAACAATGGAAAATAAAGAAAACATCAAAGGAATGGCAAATTTCATCTATATATCCAAGGACAAAATTAACGCCAAGGACTACATCTCTTTTCTAGAGAAATATCTAAATTTAACATTGGACAACAATGATGCCATATTCATAGGAACAGAATTGGTAGGGCAATACATGAACAATTATCAATATAAAAAGGCATTGGATTTATCTCAGTATATTCTTACGTTAAATAAAGATATTCGACTAAATGCCCAGTTAATATTAAATCATGGTTATATAATTTACAAGGATAGTGGTGTAAATTCTGCGGTACAGTACTTAAGCAAATCTTGGAACAATTTAAAGACAAACACATCCTACAGATTATATAGTGAGGAAATAGACCTCTTATTTACAAGTATGATGAAGCAGCTAATGAAAAAATGA